The Luteolibacter flavescens genome includes a region encoding these proteins:
- the queF gene encoding preQ(1) synthase, which yields MQTSDLTLLGHSENRLPASPDEAKLETFPNCRPGRKFWITLDCPEFSSLCPVTGQPDTAHIVIRYVPGERCVETKSLKFYMASFRNLPSFNEEIVNRILDDLVTAMEPVEITVNGKFGSRGGIQLTCEASHPAS from the coding sequence ATGCAGACCTCCGACCTCACCCTGCTCGGCCACTCCGAGAACCGCCTGCCGGCCAGCCCGGACGAGGCGAAGCTGGAGACCTTCCCGAATTGCCGGCCGGGCCGGAAATTCTGGATCACGCTGGATTGCCCGGAGTTCTCCTCGCTCTGCCCCGTGACCGGCCAGCCGGATACCGCGCACATCGTGATCCGCTACGTGCCGGGCGAGCGCTGCGTGGAGACGAAGTCACTGAAATTCTACATGGCGTCCTTCCGAAACCTCCCGTCCTTCAACGAGGAGATCGTGAACCGCATCCTCGACGACCTCGTGACGGCGATGGAGCCGGTGGAGATCACCGTGAACGGGAAATTCGGTTCCCGCGGCGGCATCCAGCTCACCTGCGAAGCCAGCCACCCCGCGTCATGA
- a CDS encoding DUF167 domain-containing protein, producing MEIRVLATPNARASEVIGWEDDPRAGRVLRVKVSAPPVEGKANAALRDVLARHYGVPKSQVVLAKGDTSRVKTFTLPDMKMTDG from the coding sequence ATGGAGATCCGCGTGCTCGCCACTCCGAATGCCCGTGCCAGCGAAGTCATCGGCTGGGAAGATGACCCGCGGGCCGGGCGCGTGCTGCGCGTGAAGGTGTCCGCGCCACCCGTGGAGGGAAAGGCGAATGCCGCCCTGCGCGACGTGCTGGCCAGGCACTACGGCGTGCCGAAGTCACAGGTGGTGCTGGCGAAGGGAGATACGTCACGCGTGAAGACCTTCACGCTGCCAGATATGAAAATGACTGATGGATGA
- a CDS encoding MFS transporter, which translates to MDDAPEVEKEPTRREWAGYWCAMVQQTQNAFNDKAAQFLLIPLGGWLAGKASVVDQIAGLMITLPYILFAPLAGWLSDRFPKRTVMIGSAVAQALILAGLCAAILMKNLPLAMVGFFALATQSAFISPAKIGIIKELVGSRNLGFASGIQQMTAMLAILTGQIAAGIIFSNRLEASGDGWQSALGPLLVITALSVPAILLSLGISRTPRGIAEPLTPSLAIRHVHQLGDLWRDPVIRRTSWGVAFFWAFAGFINLWSIGVAKELTGGGVEFGRVSSKFMAAASLGMAGGFGFASLLLKRRIELGWVPLAGIAMTISSLVLALVPFSGDAFLIMLAVTAFFAAIFLTPLNAYLQDRCPAGRRGEILAAANLQDCLAGAIVVTIMLGFSFARQWLGDPWWLGLHIQLLLAAVACGAITIFIVRLIPAELVRVVGLAIIRTIYRIRSTGTFPEKGGVLLLPNHITWADAFFLTAACPRPVRFVMEAGFTGNTAVRIFSQLFDTVPISSAKPREALRASADALKAGHVVCIFPEGQLTRTGTLQELKRGFEIIARQANCPLVPTWTDGAWGSIFSFEGNRFFTKFPRRLRRDISVAFAPALDPATADVDAIRHGMQEASAMALASRADGESPAHANALQLAHVNALQRGADYGVIEGDPLPASLPALSIFEEKFGAIRRVAFYPDPSSESHWLGGDSLREKIEASQILSGGVFFDFSDRADEPLAHSAWQHCPCLAIGGVIVAMSMPDPPKAYPGSKEQKGSKPGSRGILLPGFHLDGDTLRGPAIPDGLPLPEGFVVDEEGFVFLKRSTAEETV; encoded by the coding sequence ATGGACGATGCGCCGGAAGTGGAGAAGGAGCCGACGCGGCGGGAATGGGCGGGATACTGGTGCGCCATGGTCCAGCAGACGCAGAACGCCTTCAACGACAAGGCCGCGCAGTTCCTGCTGATCCCCCTCGGCGGCTGGCTCGCGGGCAAGGCCTCGGTGGTGGACCAGATCGCCGGGCTCATGATCACGCTGCCTTACATCCTCTTCGCGCCCCTCGCCGGGTGGCTGAGCGACCGCTTCCCGAAGCGCACGGTGATGATCGGCTCCGCGGTGGCGCAGGCGCTCATCCTGGCCGGGCTGTGCGCGGCCATCCTTATGAAGAATCTGCCACTGGCCATGGTCGGCTTCTTCGCGCTCGCCACCCAGTCCGCCTTCATCAGTCCGGCGAAGATCGGCATCATCAAGGAACTCGTCGGCTCGCGGAATCTCGGGTTTGCCAGCGGCATCCAGCAGATGACCGCCATGCTGGCCATCCTCACCGGCCAGATCGCCGCGGGAATAATTTTTAGCAATCGCCTCGAAGCCAGCGGCGATGGCTGGCAGTCCGCGCTCGGCCCGCTGCTGGTGATCACCGCCTTGAGCGTGCCCGCGATCCTGCTGTCGCTCGGCATCTCGCGCACGCCCCGCGGCATCGCCGAGCCGCTCACCCCGTCCCTCGCCATCCGGCACGTCCACCAGCTCGGCGATCTCTGGCGCGACCCGGTGATCCGCCGCACCTCGTGGGGCGTCGCCTTCTTCTGGGCCTTCGCCGGATTCATCAACCTGTGGTCCATTGGCGTGGCAAAGGAGCTCACCGGCGGCGGCGTGGAATTCGGCCGCGTCTCGTCGAAATTCATGGCCGCCGCATCGCTCGGCATGGCGGGCGGCTTCGGCTTCGCATCGCTGCTGCTGAAGCGGAGGATCGAGCTCGGCTGGGTGCCGCTGGCAGGCATCGCGATGACGATTTCGTCCCTGGTGCTCGCCCTCGTCCCATTCTCCGGCGATGCCTTCCTCATCATGCTGGCGGTCACGGCGTTTTTCGCCGCGATCTTCCTCACGCCGCTGAATGCCTACCTGCAGGACCGCTGCCCGGCGGGCCGGCGCGGGGAAATCCTCGCCGCGGCAAATCTCCAGGACTGCCTCGCCGGCGCGATCGTAGTCACAATCATGCTCGGCTTCTCCTTCGCCCGGCAGTGGCTCGGCGATCCGTGGTGGCTGGGCCTGCACATTCAGCTCCTGCTCGCCGCCGTCGCCTGCGGGGCCATCACCATCTTCATCGTGCGGCTCATCCCCGCGGAGCTGGTGCGGGTGGTGGGTCTCGCGATCATCCGCACGATCTACCGCATCCGTAGTACCGGCACCTTCCCGGAAAAGGGCGGCGTGCTGCTGCTGCCAAACCACATCACGTGGGCGGACGCGTTTTTCCTCACCGCCGCCTGCCCGCGTCCGGTGCGCTTCGTGATGGAGGCGGGCTTCACGGGGAATACCGCCGTGCGGATCTTCAGCCAGCTCTTTGACACCGTGCCGATCTCTTCCGCGAAGCCGCGCGAGGCGCTGCGGGCCTCCGCCGATGCCCTGAAGGCCGGGCACGTGGTGTGTATCTTTCCGGAAGGCCAGCTCACCCGCACCGGCACGCTGCAGGAGCTGAAGCGCGGCTTCGAGATCATCGCCCGCCAGGCGAATTGCCCGCTGGTCCCGACGTGGACGGACGGTGCCTGGGGCTCGATCTTTTCCTTCGAGGGCAATCGCTTCTTCACGAAATTTCCCCGCCGCCTGCGTCGCGACATCAGCGTCGCCTTCGCGCCTGCGCTGGACCCGGCGACCGCGGACGTGGATGCGATCCGCCATGGCATGCAGGAGGCCTCGGCCATGGCGCTGGCCAGTCGCGCCGACGGAGAATCCCCCGCCCACGCGAATGCCCTGCAACTCGCCCACGTGAATGCGCTCCAGCGCGGGGCCGACTATGGCGTGATCGAGGGCGATCCCCTGCCCGCCTCGCTCCCCGCGCTCTCGATCTTCGAGGAGAAATTCGGCGCGATCCGCCGCGTCGCCTTCTACCCGGACCCGAGTTCGGAGAGTCATTGGCTCGGCGGGGATTCGCTGCGGGAAAAGATCGAGGCATCGCAAATCCTCAGCGGCGGCGTGTTCTTCGACTTCAGCGACCGCGCCGACGAACCCCTCGCGCACTCCGCATGGCAACACTGCCCGTGCCTCGCCATCGGCGGCGTCATCGTCGCGATGTCCATGCCCGATCCGCCGAAGGCCTACCCCGGCAGCAAGGAACAAAAGGGCAGCAAGCCGGGATCACGCGGCATCCTGCTCCCCGGCTTCCACCTCGATGGCGACACGCTGCGAGGCCCCGCCATCCCGGACGGCCTGCCATTGCCGGAAGGCTTCGTCGTCGATGAAGAAGGCTTCGTTTTCCTGAAGCGATCCACGGCCGAGGAGACGGTCTGA
- a CDS encoding SprT-like domain-containing protein: protein MDEKFPRENPLPYCQSAGDLLEAGWMAWAFRQWSINRVLKPRAAAPSPDRRQPAKVDGGLTEWCREKAEFLDLPELARRVQVSWNARMQTTAGRAWWPDRLIELNPKLKEQAQEEIWRTLRHELAHLVAYERAGRRRIEAHGPEWRAACAELGIPDEQPFHTLPFKRKRMKRNYAYICPQCLTTIRRVKRISRAVACYACCRKFSGGLFDRRFELLEQKLER, encoded by the coding sequence ATGGATGAAAAATTTCCGCGCGAAAATCCGCTGCCCTATTGCCAGTCGGCAGGCGACTTGCTAGAGGCCGGTTGGATGGCGTGGGCGTTCCGTCAATGGTCGATCAACCGGGTTCTGAAACCCCGGGCCGCAGCCCCGTCACCTGATCGCCGCCAGCCCGCGAAGGTCGATGGCGGCCTCACCGAGTGGTGCCGGGAGAAGGCGGAATTCCTCGATCTCCCGGAGCTCGCGCGCCGGGTGCAGGTGAGCTGGAATGCCCGCATGCAGACGACCGCCGGGCGCGCCTGGTGGCCGGACCGGCTCATCGAGTTGAACCCGAAGCTCAAGGAGCAGGCGCAGGAGGAGATATGGCGGACGCTCCGTCACGAGCTCGCGCACCTGGTGGCCTACGAGCGCGCCGGCCGCCGCCGCATCGAGGCGCATGGCCCCGAGTGGCGTGCCGCCTGTGCGGAGCTGGGCATCCCGGACGAGCAGCCTTTCCACACGCTCCCTTTCAAGCGCAAGCGCATGAAGCGGAACTATGCCTACATCTGCCCGCAGTGCCTCACCACCATCCGGCGGGTGAAGCGCATCAGCCGAGCGGTGGCCTGCTATGCGTGCTGCAGGAAATTCAGCGGCGGCCTGTTCGACCGCCGCTTCGAGTTGCTCGAACAAAAGCTGGAGCGCTGA
- the queC gene encoding 7-cyano-7-deazaguanine synthase QueC, with amino-acid sequence MKTVVLLSGGMDSVTAFHQVRQEHEVVAALSFDYGSKHNACEIPFAKLHAERAGIPHRTIDLTFMNDCFASDLLKSGGEIPDGHYAEENMKRTVVPFRNGIMLAVACGFAESVEADALAIAAHSGDHAIYPDCREPFMQGMAAAMAEGTYARIELLRPFIAMDKAGIAKRGAELGIDFAETWSCYKGGELHCGTCGTCVERREAFLLAGIADPTAYLATPEIPAAP; translated from the coding sequence ATGAAAACGGTCGTGCTCCTGAGCGGCGGGATGGATTCCGTCACGGCATTCCACCAGGTGCGGCAAGAGCACGAGGTGGTCGCGGCGCTGTCATTCGACTACGGGTCGAAGCACAACGCGTGCGAGATCCCCTTCGCGAAGCTGCATGCGGAGCGGGCGGGCATCCCGCACCGGACCATCGATCTCACCTTCATGAATGACTGCTTCGCCTCCGACCTGCTGAAGAGCGGCGGCGAGATCCCCGACGGCCACTACGCCGAGGAAAACATGAAGCGCACGGTGGTGCCCTTTCGCAATGGCATCATGCTCGCGGTGGCGTGCGGATTTGCGGAGAGCGTGGAGGCGGACGCGCTGGCCATCGCCGCGCACTCGGGCGACCACGCGATCTACCCGGACTGCCGCGAGCCCTTCATGCAGGGCATGGCGGCGGCGATGGCGGAGGGGACGTATGCGCGCATCGAGCTGCTGCGGCCCTTCATCGCGATGGACAAGGCGGGCATCGCGAAGCGAGGGGCGGAGCTGGGCATCGACTTCGCGGAGACGTGGTCCTGCTACAAGGGCGGCGAGCTCCATTGCGGCACCTGCGGCACCTGCGTGGAGCGTCGCGAGGCCTTCCTGCTCGCGGGCATCGCGGATCCCACGGCCTACCTCGCCACGCCGGAGATCCCGGCTGCTCCTTGA